The Pseudomonas protegens genome contains the following window.
GCCCCCAGCCCGTACTGGTTGTCGTTGGCCAGGCCCAGCACTTCGTCCAGGGTGTCGAACGGCGTGGCCACCACCACCGGGCCGAAGATCTCCTCGCGCACCAGTTGCTGGTCGGCACGCACATCCGCGACCACCGTGGGACGCACATAGAAACCCTGCTCGCCATGGGCGACACCGCCACACAGCAGCCGGGCCCCTTCTTCGACTCCGCGCCGGACCATCTGCAGCACGCGCTTCTGCTGCTTGGCGGAGATCAGCGGGTTGATCTGCGCCTGTTCGTCGAGCCCCGGCCCCATGCTCAGGGAGTCGGCGATGCCCACCAGGCGCTCCAGCACCTGGTGATAGATCCCGCGCTGGATGTACAAGCGCGACCCCGCGGTGCAGACCTGGCCCTGGTTGAAGAAGATCGCAGCGGCGGCACCGGCGGCGGCGGTCTGCGGATCGCAGTCATCAAGGACGATCACCGGCGACTTGCCGCCCAGTTCCAGGGAGAAGCGCGTCATGTTGTCCACCGCGGCATGGCCGATCAGCTTGCCGACCTGGGTCGAGCCGGTGAACGCCAGCTTGTCGATACCCGGATGGGCAGCCAGCGCTGCTCCGGCCTGGGCGCCGCTGCCGGTGACCACGTTGACCACGCCGGGGGCGATCCCCGCCTCCAGGCACAGCTGGCCCAGGCGCAGCGCGGTCAGCGGGGTTTCGTCCGCCGGCTTGAGCACCACGGTGCAGCCGCAGGCCAGGGCGGGAACGATTTTCCAGATGGCCATCAGCAACGGGAAATTCCACGGCACTATCGCCCCCACCACACCCACCGGCTCCGGCACCGTGTAGGCCCGGTACTGCGCACCCGGTACCGCGGCGATGGAAACGTCCAGGCTCTTGCCTTCGATCTTGGTGGCCCAACCGGCCATGTAGCGGGTGAACTCCGCTGCGGCCCCCACCTCCAGGGCCCGGGCCAGGTGAATCGACTGGCCATTGTTGAGGGTTTCCAGCTGGGCCAGTTCCTCGCCATGGTTCTCCAGCAGGTCCGCCAGCTTCAGCAGCAGGCGCTCGCGATCCGCCGGGCGCAGCGCCTTCCAGTTGCCCTCGAACGCCCGGCGCGCGGCGCCCACCGCCAGGTCGACATCGGCCTGGTCGGCGGCGGCAACCTGGGTCAACTGCTCGCCGCTGGCGGGGTTGTACACCGGCATCCGCGCCCCGGAAAGCGCCGGCTGGCTGTGACCGTCAATCAGCAGACCGTGCTGACTGTCTATAAATGCAGCGACACGTGGGTCGATGGCAACGCTCATCTTCAATCCTCGCAGTTGGACCTTGTTCGACCCGGACTTTGAGCCCAAAGCCGCATGCCGTCTTGATCCTGGCTGCCGCAAAACTTGGCCCTGGCTGCCAGTCTCGCCGGCTGCACCGCCGCTGGCAGCCTGGGTCAAGTGCCCTGGCACACAGAGGCAAGCCAGCAGCCGGCAAATGACGCACTAATAGCCCCACGCTGTCCGTGCGATTTCAGGAGACTCAACGTGAGCGAAGCAAGCCGTTTCTGGCACCCCATGCTGCACCCCAACGAAATGAAGCAACGCGAGCCGATCCGCATCGTTCGCGGCGATGGCTGCTATGTCTATGACGACAAGGGCCACCAGCTGGTGGATGGCGTTGCCGGGCTGTGGAACGTCAACGTCGGCCACAACCGCCAGGAAGTGAAGGCCGCCATCACCGCGCAGCTCGATGAGCTGGAGTACTTCCAGCTGTTCGACGGGGTCAGCCACCCACGGGCCGAGGAACTGTCCCGGGTAGTGATGAACCTGCTGGAGCCCGAGGACATGACCCGGGTGTCCTTCAGTTCCGGTGGCTCGGATGCCATCGAGAGCGCACTGAAACTGGCCCGCCAGTACTGGAAGCTCGAAGGCCAGGCCGATCGCACCAAGTTCATCTCCCTGCGCCAGGGCTATCACGGCACCCATTTCGGGGGCGCCTCGGTCAACGGCAACACCGTGTTCCGACGCAACTACGAGCCTTTGCTGCCCGGCTGCTACCACATCGACACGCCCTGGCTGTACCGCAACCCCTACAGCCAGGACCCGGAGGAGCTGGGCAAGATCTGCGCCGACCTGCTGGAGCGGGAAATCCAGTTCCAGAGCCCGGACACCGTGGCGGCGTTCATTGCCGAGCCGATCCAGGGCGCGGGCGGCGTGATAGTGCCACCGGCCAACTACTGGCCGTTGATCCGCGAAGTCTGCGACAAGTACGGGGTCCTGCTGATCGCCGATGAAGTGGTCACCGGCTTCGGGCGCAGCGGCTCGATGTTCGGCAGCCGCCTGTGGGGCGTCAAACCCGACATCATGTGCCTGGCCAAAGGCATCACCTCGGGCTACATCCCGCTGGGTGCCACCGTGGTCAACCGCCGGGTCGAGGCGGCCTTCGAAAAGAACGCCAACTTCACCGGCGCCATCATGCACGGCTACACCTACTCCGGGCACCCAGTGGCCTGCGCTGCCGCCCTCGCCTGCCTGGACATCGTGGTCAAGGAAGACTTGCCGGCCAACGCCGCCAAAATGGGCGACTACATGCTCGGCAAGCTGCGGCCTTTCGTGGATCGTTTCGAAAGCGTCGGCGAAGTGCGCGGCCAGGGCCTGATGCTGGCCCTGGACCTGGTGGCGGACAAGACCACCCGCGAGCCCATCGACCCCATGAGCGGCTACGCCAATCAGGTGGCGCAGATCGCCCGGGACAACGGCGTCATGGTGCGTCCGGTGGGCACCAAGATCATTCTCTCGCCGCCGCTGGTGATCCAGCAGGCCCAGGTGGACGCCATCGTCGATGCGCTGGCCGAGGGGCTGAGCCGGGCTCGCCGCTAATCGCCCTGACAGGCTGCGATCCATGGAGCCAAAATCGCGGCCTGACTGGACCGAATACCTGCCAGGGAGGCCGCTTGCGTTTTTCACTGGTCGTGTGCCCAAGGCGCAGGCCCGGAGTGTCAGCCCCGTTGCCAAAGCCCCTGCCCCACGGGCAGCCAGGAGACATCCATGACCGCGTCCACCTCGCTGCCCGGGGTCCATGAGCTGGGACAACGCTGCATTGCCGCCTTCACCCGGGTGGTGCCCGCCACCCTCTGCGCCTTCTACCGCATCGACCGGCAATTGCAGGCCCGGGACTTTTCGCTGTACCGCATGCCCGAACCGATGCACCAGGCCTACCTGCAACGCTACCGCCACTATGACCCGCTGCAACCGCGCCACTGCGCCGCCGCGGGACGTCCGGTGCTGTCGCTGCACATGGGCATGGCCCACCAGGGCCGCCACGCCACCGAGGTCTACCAGGGTTTTCTGCAACGCCACGGCGTGCTCGACGTGGTGGAAGTCCTCGCCTGCGACGGCGAGCGCCCCATCGCCGGCTTGTCACTGCTGCGGGACAACGTCCTGGGGCATTTCAGCGTCGACGAACTGGAGACTCTGCACGCCTTGCAGGGGCTGCTGGAAATCGCCGCCCTGGCGCCCTACTCCCAGGTCGACCAGCGCCTGGCGAACCTCACGCCCCGGGAGCGGGAAATCGCCTGGCTGCTGCGGGACGGCGCCGACAACAAGACCATCGCCAGACGCCTGGACCTGGGCCTGTCCACGGTCAAGACCCACCTGATCAACCTGTTCCGCAAGGTCGGCGTCGGTAATCGCACCGAACTGGTGAGCTCGCTGTTCCTTTGAGCGCGCCGCACCTCAACCATAAGGTTGATGGGCAACGCCGCCACACGGATCGAACATGGGGCTCTCCTTCGGCAGACAAGAGCCTCGCCATGAATCAGCAACCTGAATGGATCACCGTCGGCGCCCTGGCGGACGGTTTTGCCAGCGACAACCACATCCTTCCCGCGATCGATGATCTGGCCGGTCGCACCCTGACCCTGTACTTCGATAACGGCTGGCAGATCGAGCATCGGTTCGATACCCAGAGCCTCAGCTGGAATGCTCCCGGCGAACCGGCGAGCGCCGCATGCCCCTATCGGGCCACCTCAGTGCGCCCCGGCTTCTACCTGGTGGACTTTCTCAAGCAGGAGCAAGGCCGGACTCATTCGGTGAGCCTGGTCCTGGACCTGCAACAACAGTGCTTCACCGCCGTCATCGGCCAGATGCCGACCCAGGCCGAGTGCAGCGTCGACCTGTTCAGCCGCGCCCTGGCCGGTGGCGAGCTGACCTCGGTCAAAGCCCAATTCCTGCATGGCAGCATCGATGCGCCCGTCCGGGCCGAGACGCCGCGACACTCGCCCAGCGACGAACTGATCGGTCTGCGCAACCACTACCTGTACAGCAGCAGCGAGGCCTATGAGCACGTCTACCTCAACGCCAACTTCTACAGCTGGCAATGCCTCAAGGGCGTGGAACAAGGTCTGGCGGACACCGATCGCTGTCATTACTACAAGATCGCCGAGCAGCTGTACCTGTTCGTCTGGCGCGAGAAGATCGTCCCGACCCTGGGCCTGGTACTGATCGACCTGCAGGCCGGACGCAGCGACGGCAAGATCTTCGGCTATCAGGGCACGGACTTCAGCAATGCCGCCAACTTCCCGGTGGGGGCTCTGGCTCGGATGCTCAATCGCACCCATCACGACTGATTCCAGCGCAAGGTCGGCCCATCGCCGGCCAGACCGGCAACAACCGCCCACCCATCGCACAGGACACTTTCATGACTCTGGGTCTGGATCTGCAACGCGTCGCCAACCGTTACCAGGACGAACTGCAACGGTTCGCCGAGCAGCACCCGCGCTCCGGCGCCTTCTACCAGGAAAACCTCCAGCATTGGCTGTACGGCGCGCCATTGCACTGGATGCAGCAATGGCCCGGTGTCTACCCGATCATGGTCGCCGATGCCCGGGGCGCCACCCTGACCGACTGCGACGGCCACGAATACGCGGACTTTGCCCTGGGCGACACCGGCGCGATGTTCGGTCATGCCCAGCCGGCCGTGGCAGCGGCCATCGCCGATCAGGCGCTGCATGGCTCGACCCTGATGCTGCCCACTGCCGACAGTCTGTGGGTCGGCAAGGAACTGAGCCGGCGCTTTGGCCTGCCTTACTGGCAGGTCACCACCTCGGCCACCGACGCCAACCGCTTTGTCCTGCGCCTGTGCCGGATGATCACCGGGCGGCAGAAGGTCCTGGTGTTCAACTGCAACTACCACGGCAGCGTCGACGAATCCCAGGTGGAACTCGACGCCCAGGGCCGGATGATTCCCCGCGACGGCGTGCACGCCAACGGCCTGCAGCACCAGGCCACCACCCGACTGGTGGAGTTCAACGACCTGCCGGCCCTGGAAGCGGCCCTGGCCCATGGCGACGTGGCCGCGGTCCTCACCGAACCCTTCATGACCAACGTCGGCATGGTGCCGCCGGCCGCGGGCTTTCATGAAGGCCTGCGGGAACTGACCCGGCGCTTCGACGTGCCACTGATCATCGACGAAACCCATACCCTGTCCTGCGGGCCGGGTGGCTATTGCGGCGAACAGGGGCTGGAGCCGGATTTCTTCGTCCTCGGCAAGTCCATCGCCGGAGGCATTCCCACGGCCGTGTGGGGCTGCAGCCGGGCCATGGCCGAGCGGATCTGGCAGGTGCTGCCGCATTTTCAGCCGGGTCAGGCCATCAATCACTTCGGCTTCGGCGGCACCCTGGCCGGCAACGCCCTGCAGATGGCCGCCATGCGCGCCACCTTCAGCGAAGTAATGACCCCGGAAAACTACGCGCGCATGTTCCGGTTGGCCGAACGCCTGCGGGCCGGGGTCGAGGCCATCATCAGCAAGCATCGCCTGCCCTGGCACGTGACCCGCATCGGCGCCCGGGTCGAGTACCTGTTCATGCAGCAGGCCCCGCGCAACGGCGGCGAAGCCCACCAGGCCCGCCACGGGCTGATCGAGGCCTATCTGCACCTGTACCTGCTCAATCGCGGGGTATTGCTGACGCCATTCCACAACATGGCCCTGCTCTGCCCGGACGCCAGCGAGGAGCAGGTCGACCTGCACAACCGGCTGCTGGATCAGTGCCTGAGCCAGGTCCTGCAAGGAGCTCTGTCATGAGCCTGGAGCAACGCGGACGCATCGCCCTGGTCACCGGCTCCGGCCAGGGCATTGGCCGGGCCATCGCCCAGCTATTCGCCGCCCAGGGCGCCAAGGTCATGCTGGCGACCCGCAGCGCTGAAAACGGCAACGAAACCCTGCGCCTGATCCGCCAGGCCGGAGGAACCGCCGAGTTGCTGACCCTGGACCTGGCCAGCCGCGCAGCGGCCGAACAGGCCGTGGCGGCCACCCTGGAAACCTTTGGCGGGCTGGACCTGCTGCTGCACAACGCCGGGGTCTTCCCGATGCAGAAACTGGCCGAGCTTGAGGAACAGACCCTGGAGCACACCCTGGCGGTGAATCTGAAAAGCTGCTTCTGGCTGACCCAAGCCGCCCTGCCGGCATTGCGCCGGGCCCAACAGGCGCGGATTGTCGTGACCTCCTCGGTGACCGGTCCCCGCACGGCGATTCCCGGGCTGGCCCATTACGCCGCCTCCAAGGCTGGGGTCAATGGCTTCATTCGCGCCGCGGCACTGGAACTGGCGGAGTATGGAATCACCGTCAACGGCGTAGAGCCGGGGCTGATCGCCACCCAGGCCACGAACAACCTGGGGCATGGCTCGACGCTGTCCCGGGGCATTCCCCTGCAACGCCTGGGTACACCGCAGGACATCGCCTGGGCCACGCTGTTCCTGGCGTCCCGGCACGCGGGCTACATCACCGGCCAGACCCTGGTGGTGGACGGCGGTGCCCTGCTGCCGGAAAACAGCCAGTTGTAGAAGCTGGCTTGCCAGCGAAGACGCCCTCAGGGGTACTAGGCCTGTTCGCCGGCAAGCCGGTTGCCATGCGCTTAGGAGCGCTGGGGATCAACTGCCGCTGCGGATCTTGTTCCACAGCCGGGTGCGGATGCGGTCGATGTTCAGGGGCATGGCCTCCAGGGCAAACAGCTTGTCCATCATCGCCGGGCTCGGGTAGACCTTGGTGTCATTCTTGATCGAGGGGTCGATCAGGCTGTCGGCTTGCTGGTTGCCGTTGGCGTAGTGCACGTAGTTGCTGACGGCAGCCATCACGTCGGGACGCAGCAGGTAGTTCATGAAGGCGTAACCGGCCTGTTCGTTCGGCGCGTCCACCGGCATGGCCACCATGTCGAACCAGATCGGCGAGCCTTCCTTGGGAATCGAGTAGCCGATCTCCACGCCGTTCTTCGCCTCCCGCGCGCGACTTTCCGCTTGCAGAATGTCCCCGGAAAAACCCACCGCCACGCAGATGTTGCCGTTGGCCAGATCACTGGTGTACTTCGACGAATGGAAGTAGCTGACATAAGGCCGGACCTTCATCAGCAGGGCTTCGGCCTGTTTGTAGTCAGCGGGATTCTTGCTGTGGTGCGCCAACCCCAGGTAGTTCAGGGCCGTGGGAATCAGTTCCGGGCCATTGTCGAGGATCGCCACCCCGCACTTCTGCAGCTTCTGCATGTACTCGGGCTTGAAAATCAGGTCCCAGGAGTCCAGCGGGGCATCATCGCCCAGCACTTCCTTGATCTTGGCTACGTTGTAGCCGATCCCGGTACTGCCCCACAGGTAAGGGAAGCCGTGCTGGTTGCCCGGGTCGTTGACCTCCAGTGCCTTGAGCAGCACCGGGTTGAGGTTCTTCCAGTTGGGCAACTGGCTCTTGTCGAGCTTCTTCAGGGCGCCGCCCTGGATCTGCCGGGCCATGAAGTGGTTGGAGGGAAACACCACGTCGTAACCGGATTTGCCGGTCATCAACTTGCCATCCAGGGTTTCGTTGCTGTCGTAGACGTCGTAAGTGAAGCCGATCCCGGTTTCCTTCTGGAACGCCTTGGTGGTGTCCGGGGCGATGTAGTCCGACCAGTTGTAGATCTTCACCGTGTCGGCGGCCTGGGCCAGGGAAGCGCCGAACAACAGTGCATTGAATAACAGCAAAGCGCGGTTTTTGCGAATCATGAATCGTTACCTGTGGCTGGTTTTGTTATTGGCAGGCAATCAAGGGGATCAGAAAATCAAGACGTAGGTCTTGCGCACCGTTTCCTGGATATCCCAGATCCCGGTGCTGTTGGCCGGCAACATCAGTGCATCGCCGGCTTCTATGTGCAGGGGTTCGCCATCGTCGGGGGTGAAGGTGCAACGCCCCTGGATGAAGTGACAGAACTCCTGGGCGACGATCTGGCGCCGCCAGCGCCCCGGAGTGCATTCCCAGATCCCGGTTTCGACCCCGTCGTTGCGCTCGACGGCAGTCACCGACGTCACCGCCACCGGGGTGCCCAGGGGCACGGCGACCGGCGTCGATGGGTCCAGGGTGACACTGGCGGTGTTCTTGAATTGCGTGATGCTCATGGCTCTACCTTTCACTGGAAAATCCGAACGGACGGCGTTCGGAACAAAAGACCGGTTCAGTGCATGAAGCCTTCCATGAATCCGGCGACCCGACTGGCCATGCGCCGCCGCCATGGGGCCGACGCCGGGTTGGCCAGGGTCTGGTCTTCATGGACGAAACTGCGAATGATTGCGTTGTAACCCAGCCAGCGGCACGGTTCCGGCTCCCAGGCCCGCAGGGCCTCCAGGCGGCTTTGCGGCAGCACCCAGGGTTGGCGCACCAGCGCCGTGTCGCGCTCGAGGATCAGGTCGGCCAAGGTCCGGCCCCCCAGGTTGCTGGCACCGACGCCCTCTCCGCCGTAGCCGCCGGACAGGGCGATGCCCTTGTGCCGGTCGCACAGCATGTGCGGCTTGAAGTGCCGGGACATGCCCAGGTTGCCGCCCCAGGAATGGGTGATGCGCACGTTCTTGAGTTGCGGGAACAGTTCACCGAACAGGTAGCGGCGCAGTTCCACTTCGTCCCGGGTCAGGTCGAAGTCATGGCGCAGCTTGCCGGCGAACTGATAGCCGCCGCGGGCGCCGAACACCAGGCGGTTGTCCCGGGAGCGCTGGCCGTAGGTGACCTGGCGGCTGCTCTCGCTGAAGGCCTGGCCCTGGCTCAAGCCGATCTCGTCCCAGATCGACTCCGCCAGCGGCTCGGTGGCCACCAGCAGGCTTTGCACCGGCAGTTGATAACGGCCCAGGGGCGGCAGGGTCACCGAATAGCCCTCCACCGCCGGCACTATCCAGTGACTGCGCACGGCGGCCCTGGCGGTCTTGAGGCTGCCGGACTGCCAATGACTCACCGGACTGTTCTCGTAGATGCTCACCCCCAGGCGTTCCACCGCCCGGGCCAGGCCACGCACCAGCCGGGCCGGCTGAATGGTCGCGCAGTGCTTGGCATAGATGCCGCCATAGGGCTTGGCCACGCGGATCTGCTGGGCCAGTTGTTGCGGGTTCAGCCAGTGGTAGTCGTCCGGGCCCAGACCCTGGGCGTAAAGCTTGTCCAGGTACTGGCGCAGGCTGGTTTCCTGCTCGGGATAGCGCGCCGCGCAGTACAGCACCCCGCCTTTGCGGTAATCGCAGTCGATGCCTTCACGTTCGAGGACATTGGCTACTTCATCGGGAATGCCGTGCAGCAGATCGTAGGAAGCCCGGCGCTCCTGCGGCGACAGCCCGGCCAGCAGCCGGTCCTCCCCCAGCAGATTGCCCATCAACCAGCCGCCATTGCGGCCCGAGGCGCCAAAACCGGCGGTCTGGGCCTCGATCACCGCCACCTTGAGCTGCGGTGCCTGGCGCTTGAGGTAATAGGCGGTCCACAGGCCGGTGTAACCGGCGCCGATGATCGCCACGTCCAGGTCCAGGTCCTGCTCCAGCGCCGGCCGCGGCAGCAGCGGCTCGTCGAGCTGGTCCATCCACAAACTGATACTGCGCCACGCTGGCATGCAAGCACTCCGCAACCCGAATTTCGAATGCGGCGATCCTAGTGCCTGTGTTCAGGGGTTGTCTTGCGCGCGGGCACGCAAAGAAATTTGCTTGGCGTAGGCCTTGGGCGACTGCCCGGTGTGCTGGCGGAAACAGCTGTAGAACGCCGACAGTGAATTGAACCCGGCGGCAAAGGCCAGTTCATCGACCCGCAGTGGCGGCACGGCCTGGTCGAGGGCGCTTAGCACATGCTGCAGGCGTGCCTGATTGACATAGCGGTAGAAGCTCTGCCCCAGCACCTGATTGAGCAGATAGGAAATCTGATTGCGGCTGTAGCCGCATTCGCGGGCCACCCGCTGCAGGTCCAGTTCCGGGTCGAGGTACGGTTGCTGACGCTGGAAATACTGCTGCAGGTCCTCGGCCATGAACCCCAGCTGGCGCGGCGACAGGCCCAGGCGGCTGGCGGCCGGGCGCTGGCTGCCGGAAGCCTTGCCCGCCCCGGGTGCTCGCACCAGGGACGCGTACTCATTGACTCGCCAGATCAGCCCATCGCGCACGGTGATGGCCTCGCTGGCGCGGAACGACACCAGCCCCTGGCCGCCGCGCAAGGTCACCTGGTACTGGATAAAGGCGGTGTCGCCATCCAGGCGAATCCGATCGCAATGCTCCAGGGCCTCGTCGGGGGCCCGGGGCATGCTGGCCTGCACATACTCGCGCAGCTCGTCGAGGCCCAAGGTGCGATTCTGGAAAAAATCGTTGTACTGAATCTCGGGGTGATACAGCGCCATCACGCCATCAAGGTCGCGGTGCTTCCAGCACAGGTGATAACGCATCACGGTTTCACCGGTGGCCTGGGTTTGCAGCGGCCCGTCATCAGGGGCAGACATAGGTTTCTCGAACAGCAAAAGGCGCAGCTTGCCCAACTTGCGCAGCGGCTTCAACGACCACCCGCACGCCGCGGATCGTGGCACGACAATGGCACTGCGCGCCAAGACATGACCTGCATCATGAATCCGACAGACAACTGCCGGACGGCGGGCAAAAAAACGCCGGGCTGTCATCAGCCGGTGCTACTTTTATAGCCTCAAGCGAGCGGATCAATGACGATCGGCTCGTCCCTACCGCGAGCACAAGGAAGCGCTCAATGAACCAGGGTGGGCCACCGATGAACAGAGTCTGGGCCAGTAAAGTCACCTTTCCCAACGCCTGCCAGCTGATGCGCTGGCATTTCCATCCCCTGGGCTTCGAAGCCAGCATGGATGCGCCCGGCAGCATGATCGCCAGGCTCTTCGACCGTGCCAGCGGCGAAACCATGATTGCCATCGCCGGCATTCCCTGTGCCACGGTGATGAGCGCGGCGGATGTCGAACGAATAATCGAAGCCGTGGAGGACGAACTGGAAGCCTTTGCTCCCTCTCTGGCGCTCAAGGCCTGAAACGCGGCCTCCGCGACTGAAGCCCGCCTGACCGGCGGGCTTTTTTCATGGTCACTGCCGCAGGTCGCGGAAATATGGCTTGT
Protein-coding sequences here:
- a CDS encoding aldehyde dehydrogenase family protein, whose amino-acid sequence is MSVAIDPRVAAFIDSQHGLLIDGHSQPALSGARMPVYNPASGEQLTQVAAADQADVDLAVGAARRAFEGNWKALRPADRERLLLKLADLLENHGEELAQLETLNNGQSIHLARALEVGAAAEFTRYMAGWATKIEGKSLDVSIAAVPGAQYRAYTVPEPVGVVGAIVPWNFPLLMAIWKIVPALACGCTVVLKPADETPLTALRLGQLCLEAGIAPGVVNVVTGSGAQAGAALAAHPGIDKLAFTGSTQVGKLIGHAAVDNMTRFSLELGGKSPVIVLDDCDPQTAAAGAAAAIFFNQGQVCTAGSRLYIQRGIYHQVLERLVGIADSLSMGPGLDEQAQINPLISAKQQKRVLQMVRRGVEEGARLLCGGVAHGEQGFYVRPTVVADVRADQQLVREEIFGPVVVATPFDTLDEVLGLANDNQYGLGASIWSNDLGRVMQLIPQIKAGTVWVNTHNMLDPSMPFGGYKQSGIGREMGHAAIEAYTENKSVCIAY
- a CDS encoding aspartate aminotransferase family protein, which produces MSEASRFWHPMLHPNEMKQREPIRIVRGDGCYVYDDKGHQLVDGVAGLWNVNVGHNRQEVKAAITAQLDELEYFQLFDGVSHPRAEELSRVVMNLLEPEDMTRVSFSSGGSDAIESALKLARQYWKLEGQADRTKFISLRQGYHGTHFGGASVNGNTVFRRNYEPLLPGCYHIDTPWLYRNPYSQDPEELGKICADLLEREIQFQSPDTVAAFIAEPIQGAGGVIVPPANYWPLIREVCDKYGVLLIADEVVTGFGRSGSMFGSRLWGVKPDIMCLAKGITSGYIPLGATVVNRRVEAAFEKNANFTGAIMHGYTYSGHPVACAAALACLDIVVKEDLPANAAKMGDYMLGKLRPFVDRFESVGEVRGQGLMLALDLVADKTTREPIDPMSGYANQVAQIARDNGVMVRPVGTKIILSPPLVIQQAQVDAIVDALAEGLSRARR
- a CDS encoding helix-turn-helix transcriptional regulator, whose amino-acid sequence is MTASTSLPGVHELGQRCIAAFTRVVPATLCAFYRIDRQLQARDFSLYRMPEPMHQAYLQRYRHYDPLQPRHCAAAGRPVLSLHMGMAHQGRHATEVYQGFLQRHGVLDVVEVLACDGERPIAGLSLLRDNVLGHFSVDELETLHALQGLLEIAALAPYSQVDQRLANLTPREREIAWLLRDGADNKTIARRLDLGLSTVKTHLINLFRKVGVGNRTELVSSLFL
- a CDS encoding molybdenum cofactor biosynthesis F family protein, with translation MNQQPEWITVGALADGFASDNHILPAIDDLAGRTLTLYFDNGWQIEHRFDTQSLSWNAPGEPASAACPYRATSVRPGFYLVDFLKQEQGRTHSVSLVLDLQQQCFTAVIGQMPTQAECSVDLFSRALAGGELTSVKAQFLHGSIDAPVRAETPRHSPSDELIGLRNHYLYSSSEAYEHVYLNANFYSWQCLKGVEQGLADTDRCHYYKIAEQLYLFVWREKIVPTLGLVLIDLQAGRSDGKIFGYQGTDFSNAANFPVGALARMLNRTHHD
- a CDS encoding aspartate aminotransferase family protein — protein: MTLGLDLQRVANRYQDELQRFAEQHPRSGAFYQENLQHWLYGAPLHWMQQWPGVYPIMVADARGATLTDCDGHEYADFALGDTGAMFGHAQPAVAAAIADQALHGSTLMLPTADSLWVGKELSRRFGLPYWQVTTSATDANRFVLRLCRMITGRQKVLVFNCNYHGSVDESQVELDAQGRMIPRDGVHANGLQHQATTRLVEFNDLPALEAALAHGDVAAVLTEPFMTNVGMVPPAAGFHEGLRELTRRFDVPLIIDETHTLSCGPGGYCGEQGLEPDFFVLGKSIAGGIPTAVWGCSRAMAERIWQVLPHFQPGQAINHFGFGGTLAGNALQMAAMRATFSEVMTPENYARMFRLAERLRAGVEAIISKHRLPWHVTRIGARVEYLFMQQAPRNGGEAHQARHGLIEAYLHLYLLNRGVLLTPFHNMALLCPDASEEQVDLHNRLLDQCLSQVLQGALS
- a CDS encoding SDR family oxidoreductase; the protein is MSLEQRGRIALVTGSGQGIGRAIAQLFAAQGAKVMLATRSAENGNETLRLIRQAGGTAELLTLDLASRAAAEQAVAATLETFGGLDLLLHNAGVFPMQKLAELEEQTLEHTLAVNLKSCFWLTQAALPALRRAQQARIVVTSSVTGPRTAIPGLAHYAASKAGVNGFIRAAALELAEYGITVNGVEPGLIATQATNNLGHGSTLSRGIPLQRLGTPQDIAWATLFLASRHAGYITGQTLVVDGGALLPENSQL
- a CDS encoding polyamine ABC transporter substrate-binding protein; this translates as MIRKNRALLLFNALLFGASLAQAADTVKIYNWSDYIAPDTTKAFQKETGIGFTYDVYDSNETLDGKLMTGKSGYDVVFPSNHFMARQIQGGALKKLDKSQLPNWKNLNPVLLKALEVNDPGNQHGFPYLWGSTGIGYNVAKIKEVLGDDAPLDSWDLIFKPEYMQKLQKCGVAILDNGPELIPTALNYLGLAHHSKNPADYKQAEALLMKVRPYVSYFHSSKYTSDLANGNICVAVGFSGDILQAESRAREAKNGVEIGYSIPKEGSPIWFDMVAMPVDAPNEQAGYAFMNYLLRPDVMAAVSNYVHYANGNQQADSLIDPSIKNDTKVYPSPAMMDKLFALEAMPLNIDRIRTRLWNKIRSGS
- a CDS encoding cupin domain-containing protein; translation: MSITQFKNTASVTLDPSTPVAVPLGTPVAVTSVTAVERNDGVETGIWECTPGRWRRQIVAQEFCHFIQGRCTFTPDDGEPLHIEAGDALMLPANSTGIWDIQETVRKTYVLIF
- a CDS encoding FAD-binding oxidoreductase → MPAWRSISLWMDQLDEPLLPRPALEQDLDLDVAIIGAGYTGLWTAYYLKRQAPQLKVAVIEAQTAGFGASGRNGGWLMGNLLGEDRLLAGLSPQERRASYDLLHGIPDEVANVLEREGIDCDYRKGGVLYCAARYPEQETSLRQYLDKLYAQGLGPDDYHWLNPQQLAQQIRVAKPYGGIYAKHCATIQPARLVRGLARAVERLGVSIYENSPVSHWQSGSLKTARAAVRSHWIVPAVEGYSVTLPPLGRYQLPVQSLLVATEPLAESIWDEIGLSQGQAFSESSRQVTYGQRSRDNRLVFGARGGYQFAGKLRHDFDLTRDEVELRRYLFGELFPQLKNVRITHSWGGNLGMSRHFKPHMLCDRHKGIALSGGYGGEGVGASNLGGRTLADLILERDTALVRQPWVLPQSRLEALRAWEPEPCRWLGYNAIIRSFVHEDQTLANPASAPWRRRMASRVAGFMEGFMH
- a CDS encoding helix-turn-helix domain-containing protein, whose amino-acid sequence is MSAPDDGPLQTQATGETVMRYHLCWKHRDLDGVMALYHPEIQYNDFFQNRTLGLDELREYVQASMPRAPDEALEHCDRIRLDGDTAFIQYQVTLRGGQGLVSFRASEAITVRDGLIWRVNEYASLVRAPGAGKASGSQRPAASRLGLSPRQLGFMAEDLQQYFQRQQPYLDPELDLQRVARECGYSRNQISYLLNQVLGQSFYRYVNQARLQHVLSALDQAVPPLRVDELAFAAGFNSLSAFYSCFRQHTGQSPKAYAKQISLRARAQDNP
- a CDS encoding DUF1652 domain-containing protein, which encodes MNRVWASKVTFPNACQLMRWHFHPLGFEASMDAPGSMIARLFDRASGETMIAIAGIPCATVMSAADVERIIEAVEDELEAFAPSLALKA